A window of Paremcibacter congregatus contains these coding sequences:
- a CDS encoding efflux RND transporter permease subunit, with amino-acid sequence MTWTKKSLKNPAAVAVIVAVIFLFGGYSVTQLPVQLFPNIEYPQLGIFTSWRSASPVEIESEITEPLEEVLQGIPGLKEMSVNSNQGAAFINLQFTMEADMDKVVLDVISRLNRLRPLPVDADKPVLFLGGGGGSNDTLIYYFMQKLPDNPRAIDEYMTFTQDRIIPLFEAIPGVAQVNNQTNLPEEELQITFDPYRAAELGIDVADMAAAVGRSRDLSGGFIENGRRRYTVRFMGRYTPEDLKNLVLEWRDSGPIKLGDIAEITVSRGKQTDIGIQNGNPALSLQITRENGANVLETIQKVNALADELNQGILKNNGLFMQKSFDPSVFIKRATGLLSGNLVLGVFFAIGILWWFLRQSRATLIIAITIPVCLLATFIVLYMAGRSVNVISLAGLAFATGMVLDAAIVVMENICRLRENGTKTDAACTIGAKQVWGALVASTATTVAIFLPVMLLKDVEGQLFSDLALTIAIAVSVSLFVAVTVLPVANKHFMKGNLPKDKNYKTWQKMSGRIMSLTRTTKHRMAWITSLIAVSIVGTYLMFPKLDYLPPVKRDAVDVFFRFPAGMSSDVLLKEIVPVLTKRMEPYVTGAKEPALKNYYLITFTNFNGGTMGIRAKDQSRVKELERIVREEIIADLPDVQTFASQGNLFGGFGGSGNIAIHLQSTDSAALANASLKTSEYVTDALPTAQVNPAQNPEQAQPLLSIVPDDRRIQEAGWSRSQLGRVIQTTGNGLFVGEFFDGEKRMNIILKTPENTSPEEIAAVPLATPNGGIMQLGELARLDQTVGPQQIRRVNGRRTMTFNVSPPEGMPLQEAMEIIRRDVEPKILADLGDGGSVIYGGSADSLKNAIASLGSNFLLAFGLLFMILAALFRSLKDASLVVISIPLAAVGGIAAIRILGLFTTQSLDLLTMIGFIILLGLVVNNAILLVMQTRAGEAEGLGRQASVQQALELRLRPIFMSTLTSIFGMLPLLLFPGEGSAIYRGLAASIVGGMAVSTVFTLILLPSLLQLGKAQKVPKLIIDNKTDSPSLEDRLVGVGE; translated from the coding sequence ATGACCTGGACCAAAAAGAGCCTAAAAAACCCGGCAGCAGTGGCGGTAATCGTCGCCGTTATATTCCTCTTCGGAGGTTATAGCGTCACACAATTGCCTGTACAGCTATTCCCCAATATTGAATATCCGCAGCTCGGCATATTCACCTCCTGGCGATCCGCGTCGCCGGTGGAAATTGAATCGGAAATTACCGAACCCCTGGAAGAAGTATTGCAAGGCATTCCCGGTCTGAAGGAAATGAGCGTCAATTCAAATCAGGGCGCGGCCTTTATCAATCTTCAGTTCACCATGGAAGCCGACATGGACAAGGTCGTGCTCGACGTTATCAGTCGACTGAACCGCCTACGGCCCCTGCCGGTGGATGCGGACAAGCCTGTTCTTTTTCTAGGCGGCGGTGGAGGGTCCAATGACACCCTGATCTATTATTTCATGCAAAAACTGCCAGACAATCCGCGCGCCATTGATGAATATATGACCTTTACCCAGGATCGTATAATCCCCCTGTTCGAGGCCATTCCCGGCGTCGCCCAGGTCAATAATCAAACCAACCTTCCCGAAGAAGAACTGCAAATTACCTTCGATCCTTACCGGGCCGCGGAACTTGGGATTGATGTTGCCGACATGGCGGCGGCCGTGGGCCGGTCCCGTGATCTATCCGGGGGCTTTATCGAAAACGGCCGTCGGCGGTATACGGTGCGTTTTATGGGGCGTTATACTCCGGAGGATCTGAAAAATCTGGTCCTTGAATGGCGGGACAGCGGCCCAATCAAACTGGGCGACATCGCAGAAATCACTGTCAGCCGGGGAAAACAAACAGACATCGGCATCCAGAATGGTAATCCCGCCCTCTCGCTGCAAATCACCCGGGAAAATGGCGCCAATGTTCTGGAAACGATTCAAAAAGTTAACGCTCTTGCCGATGAACTCAACCAGGGCATTTTGAAAAATAACGGCCTGTTCATGCAGAAATCCTTTGACCCGTCTGTGTTCATCAAACGCGCCACCGGACTCCTGTCGGGGAATCTTGTTCTGGGGGTCTTTTTTGCCATCGGCATTCTGTGGTGGTTCCTACGTCAGTCACGCGCCACCCTGATTATCGCCATTACCATTCCGGTCTGCCTGCTCGCGACCTTTATCGTTCTTTATATGGCGGGGCGTTCAGTGAATGTTATTTCCCTGGCTGGTCTGGCTTTCGCCACCGGTATGGTGCTTGACGCCGCCATTGTCGTAATGGAAAATATCTGCCGTCTGAGAGAGAACGGCACAAAGACCGATGCGGCCTGTACGATAGGTGCAAAACAGGTCTGGGGGGCGTTGGTGGCCTCGACAGCAACAACCGTCGCCATATTTTTACCGGTCATGCTTTTAAAGGACGTTGAGGGCCAGCTATTTTCCGATCTGGCGTTAACCATCGCCATCGCGGTCAGTGTATCACTGTTTGTCGCAGTCACGGTATTGCCCGTTGCCAATAAACATTTTATGAAAGGTAATCTTCCCAAAGATAAAAATTATAAAACCTGGCAAAAGATGTCCGGCAGGATCATGTCCCTGACCCGCACGACAAAACACCGCATGGCCTGGATCACCAGCCTGATTGCAGTGTCCATTGTCGGAACCTATCTGATGTTTCCCAAACTGGACTATCTGCCGCCGGTCAAACGCGATGCGGTGGATGTATTTTTCAGATTTCCTGCCGGCATGTCCTCAGATGTCCTGCTGAAAGAAATTGTTCCGGTCCTGACAAAACGTATGGAACCATATGTTACAGGCGCCAAGGAACCGGCCCTGAAGAATTATTATCTGATCACCTTTACCAATTTCAATGGAGGCACCATGGGAATCCGGGCAAAGGATCAGTCTCGGGTCAAGGAACTTGAACGCATCGTACGCGAAGAAATTATCGCCGACCTGCCGGATGTACAGACTTTTGCCTCACAAGGGAATCTCTTTGGCGGCTTTGGCGGTAGCGGCAATATTGCCATACATTTACAATCCACCGACAGTGCGGCATTGGCGAATGCCTCCCTGAAAACATCTGAGTATGTCACTGATGCCCTGCCGACAGCACAGGTCAATCCGGCGCAGAATCCGGAACAGGCCCAACCCCTGCTTTCCATCGTGCCGGACGACAGACGCATTCAGGAAGCCGGATGGAGCCGCAGTCAACTTGGTCGCGTCATTCAGACCACAGGAAATGGCTTGTTTGTTGGGGAATTTTTTGATGGAGAAAAACGGATGAATATCATCCTGAAAACTCCTGAAAATACCAGTCCGGAAGAAATCGCCGCTGTCCCCCTCGCCACCCCGAACGGCGGCATTATGCAGCTGGGAGAATTGGCGCGTCTGGACCAAACCGTGGGACCGCAGCAAATCCGGCGCGTGAATGGTCGTCGCACCATGACATTCAATGTTTCTCCGCCGGAAGGTATGCCATTGCAGGAAGCCATGGAGATTATTCGTCGCGATGTTGAACCGAAGATACTGGCAGATCTTGGCGATGGGGGCAGCGTGATTTACGGGGGCAGCGCCGATTCCCTTAAAAACGCCATCGCCAGTCTTGGCAGTAATTTTCTTCTGGCCTTTGGCTTGTTGTTCATGATCCTTGCTGCGTTATTTAGATCCCTGAAGGACGCCTCTCTGGTGGTGATCAGCATTCCTCTTGCCGCTGTAGGGGGCATCGCCGCCATCCGCATTCTCGGGCTTTTCACCACCCAATCTCTGGATCTTCTGACCATGATCGGTTTTATCATCCTCCTGGGGTTGGTGGTCAACAACGCCATCTTGCTGGTCATGCAGACCCGGGCGGGCGAAGCCGAAGGACTGGGCCGTCAGGCATCCGTGCAACAGGCCCTTGAGCTGCGGTTACGCCCAATCTTCATGAGCACCCTGACCAGTATTTTCGGTATGCTGCCCCTCTTGCTGTTCCCGGGGGAAGGCAGCGCCATCTATCGTGGTCTTGCCGCCAGCATTGTCGGTGGTATGGCGGTCAGTACGGTCTTTACCCTGATCCTGTTGCCGAGCCTGCTACAACTTGGCAAGGCGCAAAAGGTGCCCAAACTCATTATTGATAACAAGACAGACAGCCCGTCTCTGGAAGACAGACTAGTCGGTGTCGGAGAATAA
- a CDS encoding efflux RND transporter periplasmic adaptor subunit — translation MTRPPVKFLVSALALVLITHSAEAQQPPNQPKAKVRVATAEMTEIAPTLNVPGTVVSLQNSRLAAETSAAVDWVAEVGTQVKKGATVAQLNKRLLQLELVNSAADIKRIKAQLDFRTKDVTRLKKLLTNQTIAESRYDEAISQESVLEQELAQAGARHDRIKYLLEKSEIKAPADGWVVERYISAGEYVTAGAPVVRFVDTVNSEITVQAPLDLLPNITAGMEITVANGNQLVTTRIRAIIPVGDNASRMAEIRLENPGRKWAIGTAVRVSLPNAETRKVLAVPRDALIIRAGQSYIYKIAQDGKAERINIRSGVTSATRIEVTGHLTQGDQVVTRGGETLRPGQEVEVLPLS, via the coding sequence ATGACAAGACCCCCTGTAAAATTTCTGGTTTCAGCCCTAGCTCTTGTTCTGATCACCCATAGCGCCGAGGCCCAACAGCCGCCGAACCAGCCCAAGGCGAAAGTTCGGGTCGCAACTGCGGAAATGACCGAAATCGCCCCGACCCTGAATGTGCCGGGCACCGTGGTCAGCCTGCAAAACTCGCGCCTTGCGGCTGAAACCTCCGCTGCAGTCGACTGGGTTGCAGAGGTCGGTACCCAGGTAAAAAAAGGGGCCACCGTGGCCCAGTTGAATAAACGCCTGCTGCAACTGGAACTGGTCAACAGCGCGGCAGATATCAAACGCATCAAAGCTCAACTGGATTTTCGCACGAAAGATGTCACCCGCCTTAAAAAGCTTCTGACCAACCAAACTATTGCCGAAAGTCGCTATGACGAGGCCATCTCGCAGGAAAGCGTCCTCGAACAGGAACTGGCCCAGGCCGGCGCCCGCCACGACAGAATAAAATACCTTCTGGAAAAATCAGAAATCAAGGCGCCTGCTGATGGATGGGTTGTCGAACGTTATATTTCTGCAGGAGAATATGTTACCGCCGGGGCACCGGTGGTTCGCTTTGTCGATACCGTAAATTCAGAGATTACCGTTCAGGCGCCTCTGGACCTGTTGCCCAACATCACGGCCGGCATGGAAATCACAGTCGCCAATGGTAACCAACTGGTCACAACCCGGATCAGAGCCATCATTCCTGTCGGGGATAATGCCAGCCGCATGGCTGAGATAAGACTGGAAAATCCGGGCAGAAAATGGGCCATCGGCACAGCCGTGCGCGTTAGTCTGCCCAATGCTGAAACGCGAAAAGTCCTTGCCGTACCAAGAGATGCCTTGATTATTCGCGCCGGACAAAGCTATATTTACAAAATTGCGCAGGACGGCAAAGCCGAACGGATTAACATTCGCTCTGGCGTGACCAGCGCAACACGTATAGAAGTAACAGGACACCTCACCCAAGGAGACCAGGTGGTCACTCGGGGTGGGGAAACATTACGGCCAGGACAGGAAGTTGAAGTCCTGCCGTTAAGTTAA